The Acidianus infernus genome window below encodes:
- a CDS encoding DUF4898 domain-containing protein, whose product MERKKEISEECLYYKEIPRSLISNYEKFFNFVLPKNVEDKEIIISVPETLFHEIEMIRNSISKVRKFKTVIITLDKSSNISICMK is encoded by the coding sequence ATGGAAAGAAAGAAGGAAATAAGCGAGGAATGCCTTTATTATAAGGAGATACCTAGGTCACTAATATCAAATTATGAGAAATTCTTTAATTTTGTTTTACCTAAAAATGTAGAAGATAAGGAAATAATTATAAGCGTCCCAGAAACATTATTTCATGAAATTGAGATGATACGAAATTCAATATCAAAAGTAAGAAAATTTAAAACTGTAATAATAACTCTAGATAAATCTAGTAATATATCCATATGCATGAAATAA